A single region of the Rubrobacter aplysinae genome encodes:
- a CDS encoding LysR substrate-binding domain-containing protein, whose protein sequence is AEAERFGAEVSGLSSSGERRLRISASYTIGEYLLPGWIDAFQHRMPEVVTELVVGNSEAVLGEFTSGGAGLCFIESGHAADDRDGGPELERTPVAWDRLLLAVAPHHRWAKRESVEARELLEEPFISRESGSGTRVVAEHAFQKAGLAPPEPAMELASTSSIKRTLAAGHGYALLSGYVIRDELSRGELASPEAAGLDLRRSLDLVRSPGHPPSPLAESFLETMELRSGLGQGTGQTGPF, encoded by the coding sequence GGCGGAGGCGGAGAGGTTCGGGGCAGAGGTGTCGGGGCTGTCTTCGAGCGGCGAGCGGAGGCTCAGGATCTCGGCCAGCTACACCATCGGGGAGTATCTGCTTCCCGGCTGGATCGACGCCTTCCAGCACCGGATGCCCGAGGTGGTTACCGAGCTCGTGGTCGGTAACTCCGAGGCCGTGCTCGGCGAGTTCACCTCCGGCGGGGCAGGTCTGTGCTTCATAGAGAGCGGGCACGCCGCAGACGACCGCGACGGGGGACCGGAGCTGGAGCGGACGCCGGTGGCCTGGGACAGGCTCCTGCTCGCCGTCGCCCCGCATCACCGCTGGGCAAAACGCGAAAGCGTGGAGGCAAGAGAGCTTCTGGAGGAGCCATTTATCTCGCGCGAGTCCGGGTCCGGCACGCGAGTCGTCGCCGAGCATGCCTTCCAGAAGGCCGGGCTCGCACCGCCCGAGCCCGCGATGGAGCTCGCGAGCACAAGCTCCATAAAGCGGACGCTCGCCGCCGGCCACGGCTACGCCCTGCTCTCCGGCTACGTTATCCGGGACGAGCTCTCGCGGGGAGAGCTAGCCTCGCCCGAGGCCGCGGGGTTGGACCTGCGGCGTTCGCTGGATCTCGTCCGCTCCCCGGGACACCCGCCCTCTCCCCTGGCCGAGTCGTTTCTGGAGACGATGGAGCTACGCTCCGGCCTCGGCCAGGGTACGGGACAGACCGGGCCTTTCTAA
- the ileS gene encoding isoleucine--tRNA ligase, with protein sequence MTFEKVRAQVDFPELEQEMLGLWNRIGAFEKSVENRPKDNPFVFYEGPPTANGRPGFHHALARAFKDLIPRYKTMQGYRVERKGGWDCHGLPVELEVEKELGLSGKDEIEGYGVEEFNKLCRDSVFRYVGEWRRMSDRLGFWANMDDAYWTLENSYMESVWWSLKRLYEHDLLYEGYKVTAHCPRDQTSLSSAEVAMGYEDVTDPSVYVRLPLEDDPDTSLLIWTTTPWTLVSNTAAAAHPGIEYATVRANGEKLILARDLLDAVIGEGNYEVLEEHTGEELAGKKYRRPFDYLPVEDSENLFTVVLGPHVTTAEGTGLVHTAPAYGEDDARMGRVYGLPTLHPVESDGTFDGRVGEFTGIFVKDADPGLTEELREKGVLYRAEDYEHAYPHCWRCGTPLLYYAKKAWYARTTAVLDTLLEENEKIGWVPENVKWGRFGDWLRNNVDWALSRERYWGTPLPVWRTESGAIVVVGSAGELRELAIDPVPDDLHRPYIDDVRIRHPETGEEAHRVPEVLDAWFDSGSMPYAQWGYPNEEGSEEELARSFPADYICEAVDQTRGWFYSLLACSTMLFGESSYRNCLVLGHVLDPEGKKMSKSRGNVVDPWEVFERHGADALRWALYTATSPGNPRRFSQDQVEEATRKYLLTLWNTYSFFVTYARIDGFEPEKDYIQPAERSLMDRWALSELQLTIERVTERMEEYDVTAAGRAIGEFVDELSNWYVRRSRRRFWKGEDDTDKKAAHSTLYECLVAVTKLTAPFTPFVAEALYQNLVVNAESGAPESVHMADWPRLDEGLVDRELSGRMGHTRRVVALGRAARNATAIKTRQPLPEVVVVPGEREPEGFQEGVESLAEIATDELNVKRISFGETGDVTAYALKPNLSVVGPKYGKLAPAIRSSLADAPPEEGARAAAGEPVTITADGGTVTLTPEELLVEPTEREGYALEREGSLTVALDTRMDERLVDEGLVRELVHGVQNLRRDRGFEIEESISVRLSGSERMTGLLSDESGGWGEYFKGEVLARELSLDGERETPSVVTHELEIEGEPVRVSLSRVA encoded by the coding sequence ATGACTTTCGAGAAGGTACGGGCGCAGGTGGACTTCCCGGAGCTCGAGCAGGAGATGCTCGGGCTCTGGAATCGTATAGGGGCTTTCGAGAAGTCCGTCGAGAACCGCCCAAAGGACAACCCGTTCGTGTTCTACGAGGGGCCGCCGACCGCCAACGGCCGCCCCGGATTCCACCACGCGCTGGCGCGGGCCTTCAAGGACCTGATCCCCCGCTACAAGACCATGCAGGGCTACCGCGTGGAGCGCAAGGGCGGCTGGGACTGCCACGGCCTGCCCGTCGAGCTAGAGGTAGAGAAGGAGCTCGGGCTCTCCGGTAAGGACGAGATCGAGGGCTACGGCGTCGAGGAGTTCAACAAGCTCTGCAGAGACTCCGTGTTTCGCTACGTCGGCGAGTGGCGCCGCATGAGCGACCGGCTCGGCTTCTGGGCCAACATGGACGACGCCTACTGGACGCTGGAAAACTCCTACATGGAGAGCGTGTGGTGGTCGCTCAAGCGCCTGTACGAGCACGACCTCCTGTACGAGGGCTACAAGGTCACCGCGCACTGCCCGAGGGACCAGACCTCACTCTCCTCCGCCGAGGTCGCGATGGGCTACGAGGACGTAACCGACCCCAGCGTCTACGTCCGGCTACCGCTCGAAGACGACCCCGACACGAGCCTCCTAATCTGGACCACGACGCCGTGGACGCTGGTCTCCAACACGGCCGCCGCTGCTCACCCCGGTATCGAGTACGCAACCGTCCGGGCCAACGGAGAGAAGCTCATCCTCGCCCGTGACCTGCTGGACGCGGTTATCGGAGAAGGTAATTACGAGGTGCTCGAAGAGCACACCGGCGAGGAGCTCGCGGGCAAGAAGTACCGCCGCCCGTTCGACTACCTGCCCGTAGAGGACTCGGAAAACCTGTTTACCGTGGTGCTCGGTCCGCACGTCACCACCGCAGAGGGCACCGGGCTCGTCCACACGGCCCCGGCCTACGGCGAGGACGACGCCAGGATGGGCCGCGTCTACGGCCTACCCACCCTGCACCCGGTAGAGAGCGACGGCACCTTCGACGGGCGCGTCGGAGAGTTTACCGGGATATTCGTCAAGGACGCCGACCCCGGCCTCACCGAGGAGCTGCGCGAGAAGGGTGTGCTGTACCGCGCAGAGGACTACGAGCACGCCTACCCTCACTGCTGGCGCTGCGGCACGCCCCTGCTCTACTACGCAAAGAAGGCCTGGTACGCCCGCACCACCGCCGTGCTCGACACGCTGCTGGAAGAGAACGAGAAGATCGGCTGGGTCCCGGAGAACGTGAAGTGGGGCCGCTTCGGGGACTGGCTCAGGAACAACGTGGACTGGGCACTGTCACGGGAGCGGTACTGGGGCACGCCCTTGCCGGTGTGGCGCACCGAGTCCGGTGCGATCGTGGTAGTCGGTAGCGCCGGGGAGCTGCGGGAGCTGGCCATAGACCCGGTGCCGGACGACCTGCACCGCCCGTACATAGACGACGTGCGCATCAGGCACCCCGAGACCGGCGAGGAGGCGCACCGGGTGCCCGAGGTCCTCGACGCCTGGTTCGACTCCGGCAGTATGCCCTATGCCCAGTGGGGCTACCCCAACGAGGAAGGCTCCGAGGAGGAGCTTGCCCGCAGCTTCCCGGCGGACTACATCTGCGAGGCCGTGGATCAGACGCGGGGCTGGTTCTACTCGCTGCTGGCGTGCTCGACGATGCTATTTGGAGAGAGCTCGTACAGGAACTGCCTGGTGCTCGGCCACGTCCTGGACCCCGAGGGCAAGAAGATGTCCAAGAGCCGGGGCAACGTGGTGGACCCGTGGGAGGTCTTCGAGCGTCACGGGGCCGACGCGCTGCGGTGGGCGCTGTACACCGCGACGAGCCCCGGAAACCCGCGGAGGTTCAGCCAGGATCAGGTCGAGGAGGCGACCCGCAAGTACCTCCTGACCCTGTGGAACACGTACTCCTTCTTCGTCACCTACGCCCGCATAGACGGCTTCGAGCCGGAGAAAGACTACATCCAGCCCGCCGAGCGCAGCCTCATGGACCGCTGGGCGCTCTCGGAATTGCAGCTCACCATAGAGCGCGTCACCGAACGCATGGAAGAGTACGACGTTACCGCCGCCGGCCGGGCGATAGGCGAGTTCGTGGACGAGCTCTCCAACTGGTACGTCCGCCGCAGCCGCCGCCGTTTCTGGAAGGGCGAGGACGACACGGATAAAAAAGCCGCCCACTCGACGCTGTACGAGTGCCTGGTCGCCGTTACCAAGCTGACCGCGCCTTTCACCCCGTTCGTCGCCGAAGCGCTGTATCAGAACCTGGTGGTGAACGCGGAGAGCGGCGCGCCAGAGAGCGTGCACATGGCCGACTGGCCCCGGTTGGACGAGGGCCTCGTGGACCGGGAGCTCTCCGGGCGGATGGGTCACACCCGCCGGGTGGTTGCGCTCGGGCGGGCGGCGCGCAACGCGACCGCCATAAAGACCCGTCAGCCCCTGCCGGAGGTCGTGGTCGTACCCGGCGAGCGGGAGCCGGAGGGCTTCCAGGAGGGCGTGGAGAGCCTGGCCGAGATCGCGACCGACGAGCTGAACGTCAAGCGCATCTCCTTCGGCGAGACCGGAGACGTTACGGCGTACGCGCTGAAGCCGAACCTCTCGGTCGTCGGGCCGAAGTACGGGAAGCTGGCGCCCGCGATCCGGTCATCGCTCGCCGACGCGCCGCCGGAAGAAGGCGCACGGGCCGCCGCCGGGGAGCCGGTTACGATAACCGCTGACGGAGGGACGGTTACGCTCACGCCGGAGGAGCTGCTGGTAGAGCCGACAGAGCGCGAGGGCTACGCCCTGGAGCGCGAGGGGAGCCTGACGGTTGCGCTCGACACCCGGATGGACGAGAGGCTGGTGGACGAAGGGCTCGTGCGGGAGCTGGTACACGGTGTACAGAATCTGCGGCGCGACCGGGGGTTCGAGATCGAGGAGTCTATATCGGTCAGGCTGTCGGGCAGCGAGCGGATGACCGGGCTGCTCTCCGATGAGTCCGGCGGCTGGG